From the genome of Ralstonia pickettii, one region includes:
- the rplS gene encoding 50S ribosomal protein L19 yields the protein MNLIEQIEQEEIKRLTANKTIPPFAPGDTVIVNVNVVEGTRKRVQAYEGVVIAKRNRGLNSSFIVRKISSGEGVERTFQLYSPLLASIEVKRRGDVRRAKLYYLRERSGKSARIKEKLTFKRKEAAAE from the coding sequence ATGAATCTCATCGAGCAAATCGAGCAGGAAGAAATCAAGCGCCTGACGGCCAACAAGACGATCCCCCCGTTCGCCCCTGGCGACACTGTGATCGTCAACGTGAACGTCGTTGAAGGCACCCGCAAGCGTGTGCAGGCGTATGAAGGCGTCGTGATTGCCAAGCGCAATCGTGGCCTGAATTCGTCGTTCATCGTTCGCAAGATCTCTTCGGGCGAAGGCGTGGAGCGTACGTTCCAGCTGTATTCGCCGCTGCTGGCCAGCATCGAAGTGAAGCGTCGCGGTGATGTGCGCCGTGCGAAGCTGTACTACCTGCGCGAACGCTCGGGCAAGTCGGCGCGCATCAAGGAGAAGCTGACCTTCAAGCGCAAGGAAGCCGCAGCGGAGTAA
- a CDS encoding M48 family metallopeptidase, with amino-acid sequence MPAPTVFSVVFLIALVLMSATRLWLAARQVRHVARHRDAVPAQFAASITLDMHRKAADYTIARTRLAMLEVPVQAALLIALTLLGGLNWINQAWLGVFGPGYAYGVALIASVIAISSVIELPFSLYGQFVVEERFGFNRMTFKLWLADNLKGLAIGTVLGLPLLLAVLWLMDKMGAYWWLYTWIVWMAFMLFVQAIYPNVIAPLYNKFTPLQDEEMRSRIESLLQRCGFASKGLFVMDGSRRSAHGNAYFSGFGATKRIVFFDTLLARLNPSEMEAVLAHELGHFKRHHITKRIAVTFVLSLGALALLGWLMTRTWFYLGLGVAPNLFSDNHALALMLFFLVLPVFTFFVSPLASLSSRKDEYEADAFAAEHADANQLVSALVKLFQDNASTLTPDPVYSTFYYSHPTASQRVERLVQARTA; translated from the coding sequence ATGCCCGCCCCGACCGTCTTTAGCGTTGTCTTCCTGATCGCCCTTGTCTTGATGTCCGCCACGCGCCTGTGGCTGGCCGCGCGGCAAGTCCGTCACGTCGCGCGTCACCGCGATGCCGTGCCCGCGCAGTTTGCCGCATCGATCACACTGGACATGCACCGCAAGGCTGCCGACTACACCATCGCCCGCACGCGCCTGGCGATGCTGGAAGTACCGGTCCAGGCGGCCCTGCTGATCGCCCTGACGCTGCTCGGCGGCCTGAACTGGATCAACCAGGCGTGGCTGGGCGTTTTTGGCCCCGGTTACGCATATGGGGTGGCTCTGATCGCGTCGGTCATCGCGATCAGCAGTGTGATCGAATTGCCGTTTTCGCTGTATGGGCAGTTCGTGGTCGAGGAGCGTTTCGGCTTCAACCGCATGACGTTCAAGCTTTGGCTGGCCGACAACCTCAAGGGCCTGGCCATTGGTACCGTGCTGGGTCTGCCGCTGCTGCTGGCAGTGCTCTGGCTGATGGACAAGATGGGCGCGTACTGGTGGCTGTACACCTGGATCGTGTGGATGGCTTTCATGCTGTTTGTCCAGGCGATCTACCCGAACGTCATCGCACCGCTCTACAACAAGTTCACTCCGCTGCAGGACGAGGAAATGCGCTCGCGCATTGAAAGCCTGCTCCAGCGTTGCGGCTTCGCCAGCAAGGGCCTGTTCGTGATGGACGGCAGCCGCCGCAGCGCCCACGGCAACGCCTACTTCAGCGGCTTTGGCGCAACCAAGCGCATCGTCTTCTTCGACACGCTGCTCGCGCGCCTGAACCCCTCCGAAATGGAAGCCGTGCTGGCGCATGAGCTGGGCCATTTCAAGCGCCACCACATCACCAAGCGGATCGCCGTCACGTTCGTGCTGAGCCTTGGCGCTCTGGCTCTGCTCGGCTGGTTGATGACGCGCACGTGGTTTTACCTGGGCCTTGGCGTCGCTCCGAACCTGTTCTCCGACAACCATGCGCTGGCACTGATGCTGTTTTTCCTGGTGCTGCCGGTGTTCACGTTCTTCGTCTCGCCGCTGGCGAGCCTGTCGTCGCGCAAGGACGAGTACGAAGCAGACGCCTTCGCCGCCGAGCACGCCGACGCCAATCAACTTGTCTCGGCGCTGGTCAAGCTGTTCCAGGACAATGCGTCGACGCTTACCCCGGATCCGGTCTATTCGACGTTCTACTATTCGCACCCGACTGCATCGCAGCGCGTGGAGCGCCTTGTGCAGGCCCGCACGGCATGA
- the orn gene encoding oligoribonuclease: MSTPVSPSAGSPSTPNRVAAKSDNNLIWLDMEMTGLSPENDRIIEVAVVVTDSELNILAEGPVLVIHQSDELLDGMDAWNKGTHGRSGLIDKVKASTTTEAEAEAELLAFLRKWVPKSKSPMCGNSICQDRRFMARYMPKLEEYFHYRNLDVSTLKELCKRWQPAIAKGFTKHQRHTAFADIIESIEELRYYREHFIRDVPQTPDAEALASSVAP, from the coding sequence GTGAGTACCCCTGTTTCCCCGTCCGCCGGTTCTCCGTCGACCCCGAACCGCGTTGCAGCCAAGAGCGACAACAACCTGATCTGGCTCGACATGGAGATGACCGGCCTGAGCCCCGAGAACGACCGCATTATCGAAGTGGCCGTGGTGGTGACGGATTCAGAGCTGAACATCCTGGCTGAAGGCCCCGTGCTGGTGATCCATCAATCCGACGAGCTGCTCGACGGCATGGACGCTTGGAACAAGGGCACGCACGGCCGTTCAGGCCTGATCGACAAGGTCAAGGCATCGACCACGACCGAAGCGGAAGCGGAAGCGGAGCTCCTGGCATTCCTTAGGAAGTGGGTGCCGAAGAGCAAGTCGCCGATGTGCGGCAACTCCATCTGCCAGGATCGCCGCTTCATGGCGCGCTACATGCCCAAGTTGGAGGAGTACTTCCATTACCGCAACTTGGACGTCTCCACGCTCAAGGAGCTCTGCAAGCGCTGGCAGCCGGCCATTGCGAAGGGCTTCACGAAGCACCAACGGCACACGGCGTTCGCCGACATCATCGAATCGATCGAAGAACTGCGTTATTACCGCGAGCACTTCATCCGTGATGTGCCGCAAACGCCCGACGCTGAAGCGCTGGCGTCTTCGGTCGCCCCGTAA
- the pmbA gene encoding metalloprotease PmbA, which yields MSQTLDSKTAPVFAYRREQLEEMATDVLRIARELGASDAATEISEGQGLSVTVRKGEVETIEQNRDKVVGVTVMLGKKRGNASTSDFSPAALRSTVEAAYNIARFTADDDCAGLAEEELLEKHPQDLQLYHPWMIDAEAAVEIARAAEAAAFAVSPKIRNSDGSSISAQHSHFVLATSRGFMGGYPYSRHFISAAPIAGSGAHMQRDDWYSSKRSPDDLAAPEAIGKYAAERALARLGARRLTTRKCPVLFEAPLAAGLLGAFVQAVSGGALYRKSTFLLDTLGKEVFAPHVQITEDPHVLNGMGSAPFDEEGVRTQRRDVVKNGVVEGYFLSTYSARKLGMQTTGNAGGSHNLTLFSDKTTLQDDFAGMLRRMGTGLLVTELMGQGVNYVTGDYSRGASGYWVENGVIQYPVEEITIAGNLGEMFRQIVAIGADALVRGTKETGSILIEQMTIAGE from the coding sequence ATGTCTCAAACGCTCGATTCCAAGACCGCCCCCGTGTTTGCCTACCGCCGCGAACAGCTCGAGGAGATGGCCACCGATGTGCTGCGCATTGCACGCGAACTTGGCGCCTCCGATGCTGCGACGGAAATCTCCGAAGGTCAGGGCCTGTCGGTCACGGTGCGCAAGGGCGAAGTCGAGACCATTGAGCAGAACCGCGACAAGGTTGTCGGCGTGACGGTCATGCTGGGCAAGAAGCGCGGCAACGCCAGTACGTCGGACTTCTCGCCGGCGGCATTGCGATCCACCGTCGAGGCGGCCTACAACATCGCGCGGTTCACCGCCGACGATGACTGCGCCGGCCTGGCCGAAGAAGAGCTGCTGGAGAAGCACCCGCAAGACCTGCAGCTTTATCACCCGTGGATGATCGACGCCGAAGCCGCCGTGGAGATCGCACGCGCTGCGGAAGCCGCTGCCTTTGCGGTGAGCCCGAAAATCCGCAACAGCGATGGCTCGAGCATCTCGGCGCAGCATTCGCACTTCGTGTTGGCCACGTCGCGCGGTTTCATGGGCGGCTACCCATATTCGCGCCACTTCATTTCGGCCGCGCCGATCGCCGGGTCGGGCGCGCATATGCAGCGCGACGATTGGTACTCGTCGAAGCGCTCGCCGGACGATCTTGCCGCACCGGAGGCGATCGGCAAGTACGCGGCGGAACGCGCGCTGGCACGTCTGGGCGCGCGCCGACTGACCACGCGCAAGTGCCCGGTGTTGTTCGAGGCACCGCTGGCGGCGGGCTTGCTCGGCGCGTTCGTGCAGGCGGTGTCGGGTGGCGCGTTGTACCGCAAGTCGACGTTCCTGCTCGATACGCTGGGCAAGGAAGTCTTCGCGCCGCACGTGCAGATCACGGAAGATCCGCACGTCCTCAATGGCATGGGCAGCGCGCCGTTCGACGAGGAGGGCGTACGGACGCAGCGTCGCGATGTGGTGAAGAACGGCGTCGTGGAGGGCTACTTCCTGTCGACGTATTCCGCGCGCAAGCTCGGTATGCAGACCACCGGTAACGCGGGCGGCTCGCACAATCTGACGCTGTTCTCCGACAAGACGACGCTCCAGGATGACTTTGCCGGCATGCTGCGCCGCATGGGCACGGGCCTGCTGGTGACCGAACTCATGGGTCAGGGCGTGAACTATGTGACGGGCGACTATTCGCGCGGCGCGTCGGGCTATTGGGTGGAGAACGGCGTGATCCAGTATCCGGTGGAAGAGATCACGATCGCGGGCAATCTGGGCGAGATGTTCCGCCAGATCGTCGCCATCGGCGCGGATGCGCTGGTGCGCGGTACGAAGGAAACCGGGTCGATCCTGATCGAACAAATGACGATTGCCGGCGAGTAA
- a CDS encoding thymidylate synthase: MKPYLDLMRHVYEHGTDKADRTGTGTRSVFGHQMRFNLQDGFPLVTTKKVHIKSIVYELLWFLQGSTNVRWLQDNGVTIWDEWADADGELGPVYGSQWRSWPTPNGEHIDQIAELIAQIKRNPDSRRLIVSAWNVADIPRMKLPPCHAFFQFYVADGKLSCQLYQRSADIFLGVPFNIASYALLVHMVAQQTGLDVGDFVWTGGDCHLYNNHFEQVETQLAREPLPLPKLHIKRKPESIFDYQYEDFEILGYQSHPAIKAPVAV, encoded by the coding sequence ATGAAGCCCTATCTCGACCTGATGCGCCATGTCTACGAACATGGCACCGACAAAGCCGACCGCACCGGCACTGGCACGCGCTCTGTGTTCGGCCACCAGATGCGTTTCAACCTGCAGGACGGCTTTCCGCTGGTGACCACCAAGAAGGTCCACATCAAGTCCATCGTCTATGAACTTCTGTGGTTCCTCCAGGGCTCGACCAACGTGCGGTGGCTGCAAGACAACGGCGTGACGATCTGGGACGAATGGGCCGACGCGGACGGCGAGCTGGGCCCCGTCTACGGCTCCCAATGGCGCTCGTGGCCGACGCCCAACGGCGAACATATCGACCAGATCGCCGAGCTGATCGCCCAGATCAAGCGCAACCCCGATTCGCGCCGGCTGATCGTGTCTGCCTGGAACGTGGCGGACATCCCGCGCATGAAGCTGCCGCCCTGCCATGCGTTCTTCCAGTTCTATGTGGCCGACGGCAAGCTGTCGTGCCAGCTTTACCAGCGCAGCGCCGATATCTTCCTCGGCGTGCCGTTCAACATTGCCAGCTATGCGCTGCTCGTGCACATGGTTGCGCAGCAGACCGGCCTCGATGTGGGCGATTTCGTCTGGACCGGCGGCGATTGCCACCTGTACAACAACCACTTTGAACAGGTCGAAACGCAACTCGCGCGCGAACCGCTGCCGCTGCCGAAACTGCACATCAAGCGCAAGCCCGAGAGCATCTTCGACTACCAGTACGAAGACTTCGAGATCCTGGGCTACCAGAGCCACCCTGCGATCAAAGCGCCGGTGGCCGTGTAA
- a CDS encoding CobD/CbiB family protein translates to MTFFSVLCALILEQFRALSRDNPIYDVVRALAARAEEWFDTGHRRDAVLAWCVVTLPAVVVVALVHYLLSSISLGLAFLWNVVMVYLTLGFRQFSHYFTDIHEALRSDDVVTARLLLNEWSGRDTTDMPVNEIVRHTLECAIVAAHRHVFGVFFWFLVPIGPAGVVLYRGAEYLARHWSDTSTERSPALGLFARQAFFVIDYIPARLTAIGFSIVGNFEDAVYAWRNRAAKWNDEVNGILLAAGGGALGVRLGTPIPQRDSADSIADEDGAYPMEVGHEPNVRTLQSAVGLVWRAVVLWMLLLAMLSIAVWLG, encoded by the coding sequence ATGACTTTTTTCTCCGTACTCTGCGCGCTGATTCTCGAACAGTTCCGTGCGCTCAGCCGGGACAACCCGATCTACGACGTCGTGCGCGCACTGGCCGCCAGGGCGGAAGAATGGTTCGATACCGGTCATCGTCGCGATGCCGTGCTTGCCTGGTGCGTGGTCACGCTACCCGCAGTGGTGGTCGTCGCACTGGTGCACTACCTGCTGTCGTCAATCAGCCTTGGGCTGGCGTTTCTGTGGAACGTAGTGATGGTGTACTTGACGCTCGGCTTCCGCCAGTTCAGCCACTACTTCACCGATATCCACGAGGCCTTGCGCAGCGATGACGTTGTCACCGCGCGCCTGTTACTGAACGAATGGTCGGGGCGCGACACGACCGACATGCCGGTCAATGAGATCGTCCGTCACACGCTCGAATGCGCGATTGTGGCGGCACATCGGCACGTGTTTGGCGTGTTTTTCTGGTTCTTGGTGCCGATTGGGCCGGCGGGTGTTGTGCTGTATCGCGGCGCTGAATACCTCGCCCGACACTGGAGCGATACGTCGACGGAACGCAGCCCCGCGCTTGGACTGTTCGCACGCCAAGCGTTTTTCGTCATCGATTACATCCCCGCGCGCTTGACTGCGATTGGCTTCTCCATCGTCGGCAACTTTGAGGATGCCGTGTACGCGTGGCGCAACCGTGCGGCCAAGTGGAACGACGAAGTGAACGGCATCCTGCTGGCAGCGGGTGGCGGCGCGCTCGGCGTCCGTCTTGGCACGCCCATTCCGCAACGCGATTCGGCCGACAGCATTGCCGATGAGGACGGCGCTTATCCGATGGAAGTAGGGCACGAGCCGAACGTACGGACGCTGCAGTCGGCTGTAGGTTTGGTGTGGCGTGCTGTGGTGCTGTGGATGCTGCTGCTGGCAATGCTGTCGATTGCCGTGTGGCTCGGCTGA
- a CDS encoding CoA pyrophosphatase gives MRRPVFDPEQLPVVPTEASLPALEGSRLTAEFVRARLQKQPDWHPEQTDESRLIDASLKLREAAVLVPLVQREAGLTVLLTQRNASLSQHAGQVSFPGGGREEFDRDMVDTALRETMEEVGIGADHIEVIGRLPDYITGTGFHVSPIVGLLASDFTLQPDPSEVAEVFEVPLAFLMDPANHEVRELRWEDRVRRFYAMPYRRSGRSGQAPDAGHHFIWGATAGMLRNLYHLLAA, from the coding sequence ATGCGTCGTCCCGTCTTCGATCCTGAGCAGTTGCCGGTGGTGCCGACCGAGGCATCGTTGCCGGCGCTTGAGGGCTCGCGGTTGACGGCAGAGTTCGTACGCGCGCGGTTGCAGAAGCAACCCGACTGGCACCCGGAACAAACGGACGAATCCCGCCTGATCGATGCGTCGCTCAAGCTACGCGAGGCGGCGGTGCTCGTGCCGCTGGTGCAGCGTGAGGCCGGGCTGACGGTGCTGCTGACACAGCGCAATGCGTCGCTTAGCCAGCATGCCGGCCAGGTCAGCTTTCCCGGCGGCGGACGTGAAGAATTTGATCGCGACATGGTCGACACGGCGCTGCGCGAGACGATGGAAGAAGTGGGCATCGGCGCAGATCACATCGAGGTGATTGGTCGCTTGCCCGACTACATTACCGGGACAGGCTTTCATGTAAGCCCGATCGTTGGCTTGCTCGCGTCCGATTTCACGCTGCAGCCGGATCCAAGTGAAGTGGCCGAGGTATTTGAAGTGCCGCTCGCCTTTTTGATGGACCCGGCCAACCACGAAGTCCGCGAGCTACGGTGGGAAGACCGCGTCCGTCGTTTCTATGCAATGCCTTACCGGCGATCTGGGCGATCGGGCCAGGCGCCTGATGCAGGCCATCACTTCATCTGGGGCGCGACCGCGGGCATGCTGCGCAACCTGTATCACCTGCTGGCAGCGTAG
- the yjgA gene encoding ribosome biogenesis factor YjgA: MSRASRHNPTYLQPVVRTDIGDEDDPDTPKSKSQRKREVNALQDLGTALEALPKDKLAKVPLPEKLVDALREAKRTTAHEGKRRQMQYIGKLMRALTEEEVEAIRRVLATFVGASKAETARLHAIERWRDRLIASDDAITEFIAAHPDADVQALRTLVRNARKEAQLAKPPKSSRELFQMVKQALSANDRDEDDADQPVAEDDEA, translated from the coding sequence ATGAGCCGAGCATCCCGACACAACCCCACGTATCTCCAACCCGTCGTGCGCACCGACATCGGTGACGAGGACGATCCGGATACGCCCAAGAGCAAATCGCAGCGCAAGCGCGAGGTCAACGCCTTGCAAGACCTGGGCACCGCCCTGGAGGCGCTGCCCAAGGACAAACTCGCCAAGGTGCCGCTGCCCGAAAAGCTGGTCGACGCCCTGCGCGAAGCCAAACGCACCACCGCGCATGAAGGCAAGCGCCGCCAGATGCAGTACATCGGCAAGCTGATGCGCGCGCTGACCGAGGAGGAAGTGGAAGCCATTCGCCGCGTCCTGGCCACCTTCGTTGGCGCCTCGAAAGCCGAAACCGCGCGCCTGCATGCCATCGAGCGTTGGCGCGACCGCCTGATCGCCAGCGACGACGCCATCACCGAGTTCATTGCAGCGCACCCGGACGCCGACGTGCAGGCGCTGCGTACGCTGGTGCGCAATGCGCGCAAGGAAGCGCAGTTGGCCAAGCCGCCCAAGTCGTCGCGCGAACTGTTCCAGATGGTCAAGCAAGCCCTGTCTGCCAACGACCGCGACGAAGACGACGCCGATCAACCCGTAGCCGAAGACGACGAAGCATGA
- a CDS encoding threonine dehydratase → MSLTATSASLDRAAELRHLRAAAGVVHAVVSPTPQYCWPLLSQAMGAAVWVKHENHTEVGAFKLRGGLTYLHVLRQREPQVRGVIGATRGNHGQSIALAARRNGLAVTIVVPHGNSVEKNAAMRALGAELLEAGEDFQASREVADQLAAERGLHFVPSYHDDLVVGVASYWLEFFEATPLDVVYVPIGMGSGICAAVRARDALALSTRIVGVVSAHARCYEQSLKSGTVVSAPVSTLLADGLACRTPDAKALEVIRAGVDEVIAVTDDEVAEAIRLYFSTTHNVAEGAAAAALAGAWQQREQIAGQRIGLPLTGGNIDRAKLARVLAGQPILP, encoded by the coding sequence ATGTCGCTCACTGCTACCTCTGCGTCGCTGGACCGGGCCGCCGAATTGCGCCATCTGCGCGCGGCGGCGGGCGTGGTCCATGCCGTGGTTTCGCCGACTCCGCAATACTGCTGGCCGTTGCTCTCGCAAGCCATGGGCGCAGCGGTGTGGGTGAAGCATGAAAACCACACCGAAGTGGGCGCGTTCAAGCTTCGGGGCGGGCTGACCTATCTGCATGTCCTACGCCAACGCGAGCCCCAGGTGCGCGGTGTGATCGGCGCGACGCGTGGCAACCATGGACAGTCGATTGCGTTGGCGGCGCGCCGGAACGGTCTCGCCGTCACCATCGTCGTGCCGCACGGCAATAGCGTGGAGAAGAACGCCGCCATGCGCGCACTCGGGGCCGAGCTGCTTGAAGCGGGCGAGGACTTTCAGGCGAGCCGCGAGGTGGCCGATCAGTTGGCCGCTGAACGCGGCTTGCACTTTGTGCCCTCGTACCACGACGATCTGGTTGTCGGGGTGGCGAGCTACTGGCTGGAGTTCTTTGAAGCCACGCCGTTGGATGTGGTCTACGTGCCGATCGGCATGGGTTCGGGTATTTGCGCGGCGGTACGGGCGCGCGATGCGCTGGCGCTGTCGACGCGCATTGTGGGCGTCGTGTCGGCGCATGCCCGATGCTATGAGCAGTCGCTCAAAAGCGGTACCGTGGTGTCGGCGCCGGTCTCGACGCTGCTGGCCGACGGGCTGGCGTGCCGCACGCCTGATGCGAAGGCGCTTGAGGTCATCCGCGCTGGCGTCGACGAGGTCATTGCGGTGACGGATGACGAAGTAGCGGAGGCCATTCGCCTGTATTTCTCCACCACCCACAACGTGGCCGAGGGCGCTGCCGCCGCGGCCCTGGCGGGTGCATGGCAGCAGCGCGAACAGATCGCCGGCCAGCGCATCGGTCTGCCGCTGACCGGCGGCAACATCGATCGCGCAAAGCTGGCGCGCGTGCTTGCCGGTCAGCCGATCCTGCCTTAG
- the mog gene encoding molybdopterin adenylyltransferase, with protein MTAPAPSAPITRRHTDELIVGFVSISDRASAGTYQDEGIPALRDWFGAALSSPWQGVERLIPDDQATIAETLIDLVDHAGCDLVLTTGGTGPTRRDVTPEATLAVATKEMPGFGEQMRQISLHFVPTAILSRQVAVIRETPSRAALIINLPGQPRAIKETLEGLKDVEGRATVPGIFAAVPYCIDLIGGPYIETQDSVVKAWRPKHAVRAKPLQV; from the coding sequence ATGACCGCCCCTGCCCCCTCCGCGCCGATCACCCGCCGCCATACCGACGAGCTGATCGTCGGCTTTGTGTCGATTTCGGACCGCGCTTCGGCCGGCACGTATCAGGATGAAGGCATCCCCGCACTGCGAGACTGGTTTGGCGCCGCGCTGTCTTCACCGTGGCAAGGGGTGGAGCGCCTGATTCCGGACGACCAGGCGACAATCGCCGAAACGCTGATCGACCTGGTCGACCATGCCGGCTGCGATCTGGTGCTCACCACGGGCGGCACCGGCCCGACGCGCCGCGATGTGACGCCCGAGGCCACGCTGGCCGTCGCCACCAAGGAAATGCCGGGATTTGGCGAGCAGATGCGCCAGATCAGCCTGCATTTCGTTCCGACGGCGATCTTGTCGCGCCAGGTGGCGGTGATCCGCGAAACGCCGTCACGGGCCGCGCTGATCATCAACCTGCCCGGCCAGCCTCGCGCCATCAAGGAAACACTGGAAGGCCTGAAGGATGTGGAGGGCCGCGCAACGGTGCCGGGCATCTTTGCGGCGGTACCGTACTGCATCGACCTGATCGGCGGCCCGTATATCGAGACGCAGGACAGCGTGGTGAAGGCCTGGCGGCCGAAGCACGCTGTGCGCGCAAAGCCGCTGCAGGTTTAA
- the rsgA gene encoding ribosome small subunit-dependent GTPase A translates to MTRGKPGRAHKQAASGEHGLVIAAHGRHYLVEREGGGFLQCFPRGKRSECAVGDRVVFETTAVDQGVVVRVDERRNLLYRSDQFKSKVLAANLDQVVIMLGTEPSFSEDLLGRALVAAESLGITPLILLNKIDLTARLETARSRLALYRDLGYTIVELTVHGAPEAAHTALEPHVAGRASILIGQSGMGKSSLLNLLIPGVDAQTREISEKLDSGKHTTTFTRLYHLPAEWGQGGVLIDSPGFQEFGLHHLSEGMLERAFPEFRPRLTECRFYNCRHLQEPGCGILGAMAEGKIDPRRHQLYAQLLHESEQQKPW, encoded by the coding sequence ATGACGCGCGGCAAACCGGGCCGCGCCCATAAGCAGGCCGCCTCCGGCGAGCACGGGCTCGTCATCGCGGCACACGGGCGCCATTACCTCGTAGAGCGCGAAGGCGGCGGTTTCCTGCAATGCTTCCCGCGCGGCAAACGCAGCGAATGCGCTGTCGGCGATCGCGTGGTCTTTGAAACCACCGCCGTCGACCAGGGCGTGGTGGTGCGTGTGGACGAGCGCCGCAACCTGCTCTATCGCTCCGATCAGTTCAAATCGAAGGTGCTGGCCGCAAATCTGGATCAGGTCGTCATCATGCTCGGCACCGAGCCGAGTTTTTCGGAAGACCTGCTCGGCCGCGCGCTCGTCGCCGCAGAATCCCTCGGCATCACCCCGCTGATCCTGCTGAACAAGATCGACCTGACCGCGCGACTGGAGACGGCTCGCTCACGCCTGGCGCTCTATCGGGACCTGGGCTACACCATCGTGGAACTGACCGTGCACGGCGCGCCAGAAGCCGCGCATACCGCGCTCGAACCGCACGTAGCCGGGCGCGCTTCAATCCTGATCGGGCAATCGGGCATGGGCAAGTCCTCGCTGTTGAATCTGCTGATTCCGGGCGTGGATGCGCAAACGCGCGAGATCTCTGAAAAGCTGGATTCCGGCAAGCACACGACCACCTTCACGCGGCTCTATCACCTACCCGCTGAATGGGGCCAGGGCGGCGTGCTGATCGACTCGCCGGGCTTCCAGGAATTCGGCTTGCATCACCTCAGCGAAGGAATGCTGGAACGCGCCTTCCCGGAGTTCCGCCCGCGCCTGACCGAGTGCCGCTTTTATAACTGCCGGCACCTGCAGGAACCCGGCTGTGGCATTCTGGGTGCGATGGCCGAGGGCAAGATCGATCCACGCCGTCACCAGCTTTACGCGCAATTGCTGCACGAATCGGAACAGCAGAAGCCCTGGTAA
- a CDS encoding TerC family protein: MEWLSDIFTMQFAAALASIIVIDLVLAGDNAILIALAARNLPPELQKKAIMWGAAGAIVVRALMTLAVVWLLKIPGLMLVGGLALVWIAWKLLADDGQGGDEHGAGSTTLMGAMKTIIIADAVMGIDNVLAIAGASHGSFLLVVLGLLISVPVVVWGSGVVLRLIERFPIIIYGGAAVLAYTAAHMIVAEPVLKAFFASQPPLKWAVYVVVFLIVLGGGWLVQRRRQQPA; this comes from the coding sequence ATGGAATGGTTGTCTGACATTTTCACCATGCAGTTTGCTGCCGCGCTGGCATCGATCATCGTGATCGACCTTGTGCTTGCGGGCGATAACGCCATCCTCATCGCGCTGGCTGCGCGCAACCTGCCCCCCGAGTTGCAGAAGAAAGCCATCATGTGGGGCGCCGCGGGCGCCATCGTGGTACGCGCCTTGATGACGCTGGCGGTGGTGTGGCTGCTGAAGATTCCAGGCCTGATGCTCGTCGGTGGCTTGGCGCTGGTGTGGATCGCATGGAAGCTTCTGGCTGACGACGGCCAGGGCGGCGATGAACACGGCGCAGGCAGCACCACGCTGATGGGCGCGATGAAGACCATCATCATTGCAGATGCGGTCATGGGCATCGACAACGTGCTCGCCATTGCCGGGGCATCCCACGGCAGCTTCCTTCTGGTGGTATTGGGCCTGCTGATCAGCGTGCCGGTCGTGGTGTGGGGCAGCGGCGTGGTACTGCGGCTGATCGAGCGCTTCCCGATCATCATCTATGGCGGCGCTGCGGTGCTGGCTTATACGGCGGCGCACATGATCGTGGCCGAACCGGTGCTCAAGGCGTTCTTTGCTTCGCAGCCGCCACTTAAGTGGGCCGTGTATGTGGTGGTGTTCCTGATCGTGCTGGGCGGCGGTTGGCTGGTGCAACGTCGCCGCCAACAACCTGCCTAA
- a CDS encoding dihydrofolate reductase — protein MTILTLIVARARNGVIGRNNTLPWRLPEDLAHFKRTTMGAPIVMGRKTYDSIGRPLPGRRNIVVTRNAKLELPGCEIAYSMEDAQRLCVGAEQIFLIGGAQLYADALPSADRLIVTEIDADFEGDAHFPAPDPKVWHEVSRETHHAAAPNDFDYAFVTYERPPSNEQ, from the coding sequence ATGACCATCCTGACGCTCATCGTCGCCCGCGCCCGCAATGGCGTGATCGGCCGCAACAACACGCTGCCATGGCGCCTGCCAGAAGACCTCGCGCACTTCAAGCGCACCACAATGGGCGCGCCCATCGTAATGGGCCGCAAGACGTACGATTCGATCGGCCGCCCGCTGCCTGGTCGCCGCAACATTGTCGTCACGCGCAATGCCAAGCTTGAACTGCCGGGCTGCGAAATCGCGTATTCGATGGAAGACGCGCAGCGTCTGTGCGTAGGTGCCGAGCAGATCTTCCTGATCGGTGGTGCGCAACTGTACGCGGACGCCCTGCCGAGCGCAGATCGGCTGATCGTGACCGAAATCGACGCCGATTTCGAAGGCGATGCGCACTTTCCCGCGCCCGACCCCAAGGTGTGGCATGAAGTCTCGCGCGAGACGCACCACGCTGCAGCGCCCAACGATTTCGACTACGCATTCGTTACGTACGAGCGCCCGCCATCGAACGAGCAATAA